One Papaver somniferum cultivar HN1 chromosome 10, ASM357369v1, whole genome shotgun sequence genomic window carries:
- the LOC113316097 gene encoding uncharacterized protein LOC113316097, with protein MGEQSVGESSHQKLTFAELVMGKNKKNHVSTAIDITTLPNPIIKDGKPVVVILQDCFEEGCQIWCFSLIGRLDLKDIKLNDVKINLGQQWKLGEAKVQFIPMNRGFFIIKLLTQEDKEKVYREGNKDPWIVNEKPLRLIKWYPGFDADKQCTSHSTVWVKFPGLPVEMWVEKTLLALGKSLGTPIVVDKRTLNHEPKYCSKCKIVGHLDSECRKKHVTAVNTPPATASTSQQSNALVIHQGDTNTAWQVSGQKKNGKKNRKGTVDNNVQPATVSIEETVEL; from the exons ATGGGGGAACAATCGGTTGGTGAGTCTAGTCATCAAAAGCTAACGTTTGCTGAACTTGTTATgggaaaaaacaagaaaaaccaTGTTTCTACTGCTATCGACATTACTACTCTACCAAACCCTATTATCAAAGATGGAAAACCAGTTGTGGTTATTCTGCAAGATTGTTTTGAAGAGGGCTGTCAAATATGGTGCTTCAGTCTCATTGGGAGGCTGGATCTCAAGGATATCAAACTCAATGATGTTAAGATTAACTTGGGACAACAATGGAAGCTTGGAGAGGCTAAGGTGCAGTTCATCCCCATGAACCGgggattcttcatcatcaagttgttAACACAGGAAGACAAAGAAAAAGTTTATCGTGAGGGTAACAAGGATCCATGGATTGTGAATGAGAAACCTTTACGTCTGATCAAATGGTATCCAGGGTTCGATGCTGATAAACAATGTACCTCTCATTCTACCGTCTGGGTCAAGTTTCCAGGTCTTCCGGTTGAAATGTGGGTGGAGAAGACGCTGTTAGCTTTGGGAAAATCTCTTGgaactcctattgtggttgataagCGAACCCTAAACCATGA GCCGAAATACTGTTCCAAGTGCAAAATAGTTGGTCACCTAGACTCAGAGTGCAGAAAGAAGCATGTTACTGCAGTTAATACGCCACCCGCTACTGCCAGTACGTCGCAACAATCTAATGCTCTAGTTATCCACCAGGGTGACACTAATACAGCATGGCAAGTTTCAGGTCAAAAGAAGAATGGTaaaaaaaatcgaaagggaaCAGTTGATAACAACGTACAGCCTGCTACTGTGAGCATTGAAGAAACTGTTGAGTTGTAA